One Nitrospira sp. DNA window includes the following coding sequences:
- a CDS encoding glutamate--tRNA ligase — protein MSQVRVRFAPSPTGYLHIGGVRTALFNWLFARQQNGVFILRIEDTDRSRSTDDSIQAILDGMRWVKLDWDEGPFRQTERMELYREHAMRLFEQGHAYWCVCTAEELEARRKEAEAKGGSPKYDGRCRNLGLTKPTGEAALRFKAPQDGQTVIEDLIKGRVVFENQILDDLIILRSNGYPTYNFSVVVDDALMGITHVVRGDDHLTNTPRQIPIFQALGFPLPRFGHLPMILGSDKARLSKRHGATSIMAYRDMGYLPDAMVNYLVRLGWSHGDQELFSREELIEKFSWKHVQTSAAVFNPDKLLWLNAEYLKSNPPDEVAQALVPLLEQAGLKDEVRSATTIWLAQLVVLVRDRTKTLVEMVHWVTPYFGEAVTFNEDAAKKFLTAAQVPVLTKLVERFEAFPTFSKQEWEDAFKKLVEEEGIKMGQLAQPVRVALTGRTASPGLFDVMEVLGRDRTLRRLRRGIEQASRS, from the coding sequence ATGAGTCAGGTCAGGGTCCGGTTTGCGCCCAGTCCGACCGGCTATCTCCATATCGGAGGGGTGCGGACGGCGTTGTTCAACTGGCTGTTCGCTCGTCAGCAGAATGGGGTCTTCATCCTGCGCATCGAAGACACCGACCGAAGCCGCTCCACCGACGATTCGATTCAAGCCATTCTCGACGGCATGCGCTGGGTCAAGCTCGACTGGGATGAAGGTCCGTTCCGGCAGACCGAACGGATGGAGCTCTATCGGGAACATGCAATGCGACTCTTCGAACAGGGGCACGCTTACTGGTGCGTTTGTACGGCGGAGGAACTTGAGGCCCGCCGGAAGGAGGCGGAGGCCAAGGGGGGATCGCCCAAGTACGACGGTCGCTGCAGGAACCTTGGCCTGACGAAACCGACCGGCGAGGCGGCGTTGCGGTTTAAGGCCCCGCAGGACGGGCAAACGGTCATCGAGGATTTGATCAAGGGGCGCGTGGTGTTCGAAAACCAGATCCTGGACGACCTGATCATTCTCCGCTCCAACGGCTATCCGACCTACAATTTCTCGGTGGTGGTGGACGATGCCTTGATGGGGATCACCCATGTCGTGCGTGGGGATGACCATCTGACGAATACTCCGCGGCAGATTCCGATTTTCCAGGCGCTGGGGTTTCCGCTTCCGCGTTTCGGCCACTTGCCCATGATTCTTGGGTCGGACAAGGCACGGTTGTCGAAGCGCCATGGCGCCACCTCGATCATGGCCTATAGGGATATGGGGTATTTGCCGGATGCCATGGTGAACTATCTGGTCCGGTTGGGGTGGTCGCATGGCGATCAGGAACTCTTTTCGCGTGAGGAGTTGATCGAAAAGTTTTCCTGGAAACATGTCCAGACATCGGCCGCCGTGTTCAATCCCGACAAGTTGCTGTGGCTCAATGCCGAATATCTCAAGTCCAATCCGCCGGATGAGGTCGCGCAGGCGCTTGTGCCTCTGCTCGAACAGGCCGGACTCAAAGACGAGGTCCGTTCCGCCACGACCATATGGCTCGCGCAGCTGGTGGTTCTCGTGAGGGATCGAACGAAGACGCTGGTCGAGATGGTCCATTGGGTGACGCCCTACTTCGGCGAGGCGGTGACGTTTAACGAAGACGCCGCGAAAAAATTCTTGACCGCCGCGCAGGTCCCGGTACTGACAAAATTGGTCGAACGGTTCGAGGCCTTCCCCACGTTCTCAAAACAGGAGTGGGAAGATGCGTTCAAGAAGCTCGTCGAGGAAGAGGGGATCAAGATGGGCCAGCTGGCCCAGCCGGTGCGGGTGGCTCTGACGGGCCGGACGGCCAGTCCTGGACTCTTTGACGTGATGGAGGTGCTTGGCCGAGACCGCACCTTGCGGAGACTTCGCCGGGGGATCGAGCAGGCCTCGCGATCCTGA
- a CDS encoding Oxidoreductase: protein MEVRERGAIYNMALERCTEQGFPFCIRFCYEQTMAEPTQIAEIVSLTALTPHTTELVLRPIEHPIAFKPGQWISLQLPVGDHPPLNRAYSLAEPQTSTGCLTLVFDHVPGGKGSGYLASLKRGDRIPLSGPYGHFVLPDLNSHNLLLVGRYSGLVPLRCMIRSLARQDTLPSTTLIALAPSSAEQLYHEEFLALTTSHPRFRYLPLAGEDPANHAATVEAIKQIAGNGQKVTPMIAGIKSFARPLRALLMELGYDRREVKLETYD from the coding sequence ATGGAAGTTCGTGAACGGGGCGCTATCTATAACATGGCACTAGAGCGATGTACAGAACAGGGCTTTCCATTCTGCATCCGTTTTTGCTATGAACAGACGATGGCAGAGCCGACCCAAATCGCCGAAATCGTCTCTCTCACCGCCCTGACTCCGCATACGACGGAACTCGTCTTGCGACCGATCGAACACCCGATTGCATTCAAACCGGGGCAATGGATCTCTCTGCAATTGCCGGTTGGAGACCATCCACCCCTCAACCGTGCCTACTCCCTGGCGGAACCACAAACTTCCACCGGCTGCCTCACGTTGGTCTTCGACCATGTCCCGGGAGGAAAAGGTTCCGGTTATCTGGCGTCGCTCAAACGAGGAGACCGTATCCCGCTCTCGGGTCCCTATGGCCACTTCGTGCTTCCCGACCTGAACTCCCACAACCTGTTGTTGGTGGGACGTTACTCCGGCCTTGTCCCGCTCCGCTGTATGATTCGTTCACTCGCGCGCCAAGACACCCTGCCTTCAACCACCCTCATTGCACTCGCCCCCAGTTCTGCCGAACAGCTTTACCACGAAGAATTTCTGGCCCTCACGACGAGCCACCCCCGCTTTCGTTACTTGCCGCTCGCGGGCGAAGATCCGGCAAACCATGCCGCGACAGTGGAGGCGATTAAGCAGATAGCCGGAAACGGGCAGAAGGTGACTCCCATGATCGCAGGGATCAAGTCGTTCGCGCGCCCGCTGCGGGCCCTCTTGATGGAACTCGGCTACGATCGGCGGGAAGTCAAACTGGAAACGTACGACTGA
- a CDS encoding Ferredoxin, 2Fe-2S, whose product MGGTNPYIEKADVELPTKSYTVTFIFPDKSEKRVEVQPDKIPYGPTGLPGSILDIAMGNGIELEHVCGGVCACSTCHVMVKKGLETCNEGTDDEFDQLDEAPVTTLQSRLGCQCVPNGTIDVVVEIPAVNKNLAKEGH is encoded by the coding sequence ATGGGCGGGACAAATCCCTACATCGAGAAGGCAGACGTTGAGCTACCGACCAAATCCTATACCGTGACCTTTATTTTCCCCGATAAAAGCGAGAAGAGGGTGGAGGTTCAGCCGGACAAGATTCCATACGGTCCCACGGGACTACCAGGGAGCATTCTCGATATTGCTATGGGAAATGGGATTGAGTTGGAACATGTGTGCGGCGGCGTCTGCGCCTGTTCGACTTGCCATGTGATGGTGAAGAAGGGGCTGGAGACCTGTAATGAAGGTACGGATGATGAGTTCGACCAGTTGGATGAAGCGCCTGTTACGACCTTGCAGTCACGACTCGGATGCCAATGCGTACCGAATGGCACGATCGATGTGGTAGTGGAAATTCCCGCCGTCAACAAGAATTTGGCGAAAGAAGGGCACTGA
- a CDS encoding Transcriptional regulator, BadM/Rrf2 family, with the protein MLKLSKKADYGLMALQHIASNQYGDVTRARVVNTKEIAEEYNIPVELLAKVLQTLAKSGLIESHNGPKGGYLLGKRPREITIAQVLEIVEGPLGIMDCSHEKEGDFCMQREHCTIRTPLLKVQNSIYQLLNSMTLQDMMGGTPLITIQSVTTEQQGVER; encoded by the coding sequence ATGCTGAAATTATCGAAAAAAGCAGATTACGGGTTGATGGCTCTCCAGCACATTGCGTCCAACCAGTACGGCGACGTCACGCGAGCCCGCGTGGTGAACACGAAAGAGATCGCAGAGGAATACAACATCCCCGTGGAGCTCCTTGCCAAGGTCCTTCAAACGTTGGCGAAGAGTGGCCTCATCGAAAGCCATAACGGGCCCAAAGGCGGCTATCTCCTCGGCAAGAGGCCCCGTGAGATTACGATTGCCCAGGTCTTGGAAATTGTGGAAGGCCCCCTCGGCATTATGGATTGCTCGCATGAGAAGGAAGGGGACTTCTGCATGCAGCGGGAACATTGCACCATCAGGACGCCGCTCCTGAAAGTCCAGAACAGCATCTATCAACTTTTAAACAGTATGACCTTGCAGGACATGATGGGCGGCACTCCGCTCATCACCATCCAATCTGTCACGACGGAACAACAAGGAGTCGAGCGATGA
- a CDS encoding cysteine desulfurase, with protein MKFPIYLDNHSTTPTDPRVLESMLPYFTEKFGNAASRNHAFGWEAEEAVENARKQIAKLIHADPKEIVFTSGATESDNLALKGVVEMYHEKGDHIITSSTEHRAVLDTAKALEAKRGVKVTYLPVDKFGMVDPKDVRNAITDKTILISIMFANNEIGTLNPVKEIGKIAKEKGVLFHCDATQGVGKVPVNVQEMGIDLMSFSAHKIYGPKGIGALYVRKKNPRVRIAAQMDGGGHERGMRSGTLAVPLIVGFGKACELCEQEMAQEATRLTTMRDRLHKTITTALEDVYLNGHPTERLPNNLNISFAYVEGESLLMGCKEIALSSGSACTSATLEPSYVLRALGVGTELAHSSIRFGLGRFSVDEEVDYAAKRIIETVNKLREMSPLYEMAKEGIDLKSVQWAAH; from the coding sequence ATGAAGTTTCCGATCTACCTGGATAACCATTCCACCACCCCGACGGATCCTCGGGTGTTGGAGTCAATGTTGCCCTATTTCACGGAAAAATTCGGAAACGCCGCCAGCCGGAACCATGCCTTCGGGTGGGAGGCGGAGGAAGCGGTGGAGAACGCGCGCAAGCAAATCGCCAAGTTGATTCACGCCGACCCGAAAGAGATCGTCTTCACCAGCGGCGCGACCGAATCCGACAACCTCGCCCTAAAGGGCGTCGTCGAGATGTACCATGAGAAGGGCGACCACATTATTACCTCCTCGACCGAACATCGTGCGGTGCTCGACACGGCCAAAGCCCTCGAAGCCAAGCGCGGCGTGAAGGTGACCTACCTTCCTGTCGACAAGTTCGGCATGGTCGACCCGAAGGACGTCCGCAATGCGATCACCGACAAGACCATCCTGATTTCCATCATGTTCGCCAACAACGAGATCGGCACGCTCAATCCGGTGAAGGAAATCGGAAAGATCGCCAAGGAGAAGGGGGTCCTCTTTCACTGCGATGCCACGCAAGGCGTGGGGAAGGTTCCGGTCAATGTGCAGGAGATGGGTATCGACCTGATGTCGTTCAGCGCCCACAAGATTTACGGGCCAAAAGGCATCGGCGCCCTCTATGTTCGTAAAAAGAATCCGCGCGTGCGCATCGCAGCCCAGATGGACGGCGGCGGACATGAACGCGGCATGCGGTCCGGCACCCTCGCGGTGCCGCTCATCGTGGGGTTCGGCAAGGCCTGTGAGCTGTGCGAACAAGAAATGGCCCAGGAGGCCACGCGCTTGACGACCATGCGCGATCGACTCCATAAAACCATCACGACGGCTCTCGAAGACGTGTATCTGAACGGACATCCCACCGAACGTCTGCCGAACAATCTGAATATCTCATTCGCCTACGTCGAGGGGGAGTCGCTCCTGATGGGCTGCAAGGAAATCGCCCTGTCGTCCGGCTCCGCCTGTACGTCCGCCACCCTCGAGCCCTCGTATGTGCTCCGCGCGCTGGGGGTCGGAACGGAACTCGCCCATTCCTCTATCCGTTTCGGTCTGGGCCGGTTCTCGGTGGACGAAGAAGTTGACTATGCGGCGAAGAGAATTATTGAAACGGTGAACAAGCTTCGGGAAATGTCCCCCCTGTACGAGATGGCGAAAGAAGGGATCGACTTGAAATCGGTGCAGTGGGCGGCACACTAA
- a CDS encoding Iron-sulfur cluster assembly scaffold protein IscU codes for MAYSDKVVDHFNNPRNMGSFKKDEEGVGTGMVGAPECGDVMKLQIKVQNDTIVDAKFKTFGCGSAIASSSLATEWLKGKTVEEAGKIKNTDIVQELNLPPVKIHCSVLAEDAIKAALADYKKKAEEQVPATEGQAK; via the coding sequence ATGGCATACAGCGATAAAGTCGTCGACCACTTCAACAACCCCCGCAACATGGGCAGCTTCAAGAAAGACGAGGAAGGTGTCGGCACCGGCATGGTCGGGGCCCCGGAGTGCGGTGACGTGATGAAGCTGCAGATCAAGGTGCAGAATGACACGATCGTGGATGCCAAGTTCAAGACCTTCGGTTGCGGCTCGGCCATCGCCAGCTCCAGCCTGGCCACCGAGTGGCTTAAGGGTAAAACGGTGGAGGAAGCAGGCAAGATCAAGAACACCGACATCGTCCAGGAGCTGAATCTGCCACCGGTCAAGATCCATTGCTCGGTCCTGGCAGAGGATGCCATCAAGGCGGCTCTGGCCGACTATAAGAAGAAAGCTGAAGAACAGGTGCCGGCGACCGAGGGCCAGGCCAAGTAA